Proteins encoded within one genomic window of Argiope bruennichi chromosome 7, qqArgBrue1.1, whole genome shotgun sequence:
- the LOC129975215 gene encoding calmodulin-regulated spectrin-associated protein 1-like isoform X5 — MEPKDDFEEFYDCTEICGIDEYDHGYAKEKSSVLWLLSKAFEGDIPSDLIEPFYRDHENVRRLKPKIVHSLANAELYCLALVNIYSDPNYHNLDHQGIVQVLMRKGISLTESREAPLTETTLVQTAPIRMGAHMTVIEGIMSLYIKEVLIPEKIVQVVKKFSYVDINSEMPSNPEEAAILWINKCCKALEQEIRTDCSAEEESKLPKIPVLQDIADVSDGCCIAAVISFYCPTYFKWQDICWNNPISLGDSIYNLQLIKKFCSECLPKQIHFFTLEDLLYLHPSIKENVLGFIADLLYMFVIYKASCVTQRKKTVVPESSHIPLESSKSLSSFQSHKTPALCSPIPNLRSESYGGSTTSLPDIRTGGRAKNSGSKEKLCEKVLTKKSNFSNDEIGTNELQRTNSVGVVNGWKTTTLPHVSSTDSVGSVPRNISSEIPRLPAEGESASSHQSQPSICSTDDNGLPKNITPTSRTPLYCQGSPQRESLNYGLRKYSESSLHGLRSSGDGHVNGIHEQRKGRRNMEDYYNQLAGVDGPMRSISASNITESNRRKCSSNSHGAESVPESSSSQSSGICLSDVDVKNTFSTTSFAQLSKLRDSSSHHSINIVYMPHEREMLEKDKLVSKGSSSGKRSDGEAKKTTFAALPNTTTWQQQHAVSSNFPQTDSGHETPTEPVDHALNSQLCNIKMKLEDKKRKIELKKKRMEMLWKKQRQKLGKAAFLQAVSKGQNSDAGTPDSGTGKEVGEADISLRETVLPVRNSPSMVKRMSMQEIAADLDSMQKKWLNQTDISDQISIQDDIMEKIDAGNETVNIDLQTSIDHLNTSLTDLQLDISRISLQQEQVENLMKDSIDDCSHFFLHDPSTNEKSPESLHRPMNWHFDEPTLPLKQGLPSPHVDGHNLLRKHPTDFDTPFSSLPQTFSPVKVIPKEELYSKVIKPERHQRQAVPATKTTICRQNQPVETLAAISNVEPIKRPVKSKAANEIHVVLPQVPDNKPNDINKDKNVTDDKQGFYIPLEKEVRKPKPRPQRNLKSGENNPVPNSLSVKNVPTKVKEDTNSLGFVIGADLVHPDPNAETEMARKKEMIMNLSIQRKAEYERRRAQKEKEYEKIKEEEMRKQEEQERKREEEKRRREAILEQYRQRKLREELEKEGALLPKETVGKFSSKSRSSVNPEKRRDHRLSTNFTKPTVELRNNCTSKQFRRESKPRPRSAYIHMNSDLSSLISLDNAANKRNSQILTSRDVQDFDLDSLNSASTSASSHDRNRSPSNCFSSHRNANLQIPEGSGPSSDGASDTASNGSSAAAGDYTGPKLFVKPAAKSNRGIIINAINTVLAGAVNEETKKKVLEEINRSESKHFLILFRDAGCQFRALYTYNPEREEVIKLYGIGPKNVTDKMMDRFYKYNSGGKCFSEIQTKHLTVTIDAFTIPNSLWAGKKLIPPRKEFF, encoded by the exons GGTGCTCATATGACTGTTATTGAAGGTATTATGTCACTGTATATAAAAGAAGTTCTTATTCCTGAAAAAATTGTTCAAGTTGTAAA GAAATTTTCCTATGTAGATATCAATAGTGAGATGCCATCGAATCCAGAAGAAGCTGCTATTTTATGGATAAATAAGTGTTGTAAAGCTCTTGAACAAGAAATAAGAACTGACTGTAGTGCCGAAGAA GAAAGTAAACTTCCAAAAATCCCTGTTTTGCAAGATATTGCAGATGTAAGTGATGGCTGTTGCATTGCTGCTGTAATAAGTTTCTATTGCCCTACATATTTCAAATGGCAAG atatctgTTGGAATAATCCCATTAGTCTGGGTGACAGCATATACAACTTGCAgcttataaagaaattttgttccGAATGCTTACCTAAACAAATACACTTTTTCACTTTAGAAGATTTACTCTATTTACACCCATCTATCAAGGAGAATGTTTTAGGTTTTATTGCAGATCTTTTATACATGTTTGTCATATATAAAGCATCTTGTGTTACCCAAAGGAAAAAAACTGTGGTTCCAGAATCTAGTCATATACCTTTAGAAA gtTCAAAGTCTTTAAGCAGCTTCCAAAGTCATAAAACTCCAGCACTTTGTAGTCCTATACCAAATTTAAGGTCTGAGTCATATGGTGGTTCTACTACAAGTTTGCCAGATATTAGAACTGG GGGTCGTGCAAAAAATTCAGGGAGTAAAGAAAAACTTTGTGAGAAAGTTCTCACGAAAAAGTCAAATTTCTCTAATG atgaaaTTGGAACAAATGAGTTGCAGAGGACCAATTCAGTGGGTGTTGTTAATGGTTGGAAAACAACTACTTTACCACATGTGAGCTCAACTGATTCAGTGGGTAGTGTTCCAAG aaacattagCTCTGAAATTCCAAGACTTCCAGCAGAGGGTGAAAGTGCTAGCAGTCATCAATCACAACCCTCTATTTGCAGTACTGATGATAATGGCTTACCCAAAAATATTACTCCCACTTCTAGAACTCCCCTATACTGCCAGGGATCTCCTCAGAGAGAATCCTTGAATTATGGACTTAGAAAATATAGTGAAAGTAGTTTACATGGTCTGCGCTCTTCTGGTGATGGACATGTAAATGGTATACATGAGCAAAGAAAAGGGCGCAGAAATATGGAAGACTATTATAATCAACTTGCTGGTGTAGATGGACCGATGAGATCTATTTCAGCTTCAAATATCACAGAGAGCAATAGAAGAAAATGCTCTTCAAATAGTCATGGTGCTGAAAGTGTTCCTGAATCTTCTAGTTCACAAAGCTCAGGAATTTGTTTAAGTGATGTTGATGTTAAGAATACCTTTTCGACAACGAGTTTTGCGCAGTTATCAAAGTTAAGAGACTCTAGTAGTCATCATTCCATTAATATTGTATACATGCCTCATGAAAGGGAAATGCTAGAGAAAGATAAACTTGTTTCTAAAGGATCCAGCTCTGGTAAGAGATCAGATGGAGAAGCAAAGAAAACAACTTTTGCTGCATTACCCAATACAACTACATGGCAACAACAGCATGCTGTAAGTTCCAACTTTCCCCAAACAGACTCTGGTCATGAAACCCCTACAGAACCTGTAGACCATGCACTCAATTCtcaattatgtaatattaaaatgaaattggaagACAAGAAGAGAAAGATTGAGTTAAAGAAAAAGCGTATGGAAATGCTTTGGAAAAAGCAAAGACAAAAATTAGGTAAAGCAGCATTTCTCCAGGCTGTCAGCAAAGGGCAGAACAGTGATGCTGGTACTCCAGATAGTGGTACTGGCAAAGAAGTTGGTGAAGCAGACATTTCCCTTCGAGAAACTGTGCTTCCAGTTCGTAATTCACCATCTATGGTAAAACGCATGTCAATGCAGGAGATAGCTGCAGACTTGGATAGTATGCAAAAGAAATGGCTAAACCAAACTGACATATCAGACCAAATTTCAATTCAAGATgatattatggaaaaaattgaTGCTGGTAATGAAACTGTAAATATTGATCTTCAGACCTCAATTGATCACCTTAATACTAGTCTTACTGATTTGCAGTTGGATATATCTCGAATATCGCTTCAACAAGAACAGGTAGAGAATCTTATGAAGGACAGCATTGATGATTGCTCTCACTTTTTCCTCCATGATCCATCAACAAATGAGAAAAGCCCTGAATCTTTACACAGGCCTATGAATTGGCACTTTGACGAACCTACTTTGCCTTTGAAACAAGGTCTTCCATCTCCTCATGTTGATGGACACAATTTGCTGCGCAAACATCCAACAGATTTTGATACTCCATTTTCCTCTTTACCTCAGACTTTTAGCCCAGTGAAAGTAATACCAAAAGAAGAATTGTATTCCAAAGTCATCAAACCAGAAAGGCATCAAAGGCAGGCTGTGCCTGCTACCAAGACAACAATCTGCAGGCAAAATCAACCAGTTGAAACACTTGCAGCCATATCAAATGTCGAGCCAATTAAAAGACCTGTAAAATCTAAAGCAGCAAATGAAATTCATGTTGTATTACCTCAAGTGCCAGATAATAAACCTAATGACattaataaagacaaaaatgtGACTGATGATAAACAAGGTTTTTATATACCTCTTGAAAAAGAAGTGAGAAAACCAAAGCCAAGGCCACAAAGGAATCTTAAATCTGGAGAGAATAATCCTGTGCCAAACTCATTGTCTGTTAAAAATGTGCCAACTAAAGTCAAAGAAGATACCAATTCTCTTGGTTTTGTCATTGGTGCTGATTTGGTGCATCCTGATCCA AATGCAGAAACAGAAATGGCCCGCAAAAAGGAAATGATTATGAATTTGTCAATTCAAAGGAAAGCTGAATATGAAAGGCGGAGGGCCCAAAAAGAAAAAgagtatgagaaaataaaagaagaggaaat gagGAAACAAGAAGAACAGGAACGAAAGCGTgaagaagaaaagagaagaaGAGAAGCAATTCTAGAACAGTACAGACAGCGGAAGTTGAGAGAAGAACTTGAAAAGGAAGGAGCTTTGCTTCCCAAAGAGACGGTTGGGAAGTTTTCTTCTAAGTCTAGATCAAG TGTCAATCCTGAGAAAAGAAGAGATCACAGGCTTAGTACAAACTTTACTAAACCAACAGTGGAGCTTAGAAATAATTGTACTTCAAAGCAATTCAG gaGAGAATCCAAGCCCAGGCCTAGATCTGCATACATTCACATGAATAGTGATTTATCATCTTTAATATCTTTGGATAATGCTGCTAACAAAAGAAATTCCCAAATTCTTACAA gtCGAGATGTACAAGATTTTGACCTGGATTCCTTAAACAGTGCAAGTACCTCAGCTTCTTCTCACGATAGGAACAGGAGTCCCAGCAATTGTTTTTCATCTCATAGAAATGCAAATTTGCAAATTCCAGAGGGGAGTGGACCATCTAGTGATGGAGCTTCTGACACTGCTTCCAATGGTTCTTCTGCAGCAGCTGGTGATTACACAGGACCGAAGCTTTTTGTGAAACCAGCAGCAAAATCAAACAGAGGgattataataaatgcaattaacaCTGTATTGGCTGGAGCAGTAAATGAAGAAactaaaaagaaagttttagag GAAATTAACCGATCAGAAAGCAAACATTTCTTGATACTCTTTCGTGATGCTGGATGTCAGTTCAGAGCACTCTACACTTATAATCCAGAAAGAGAAGAAGTCATTAAACTTTACGGTATTGGACCAAAAAATGTCACTGATAAAATGATGGATAGATTTTATAA GTACAATTCAGGTGGTAAATGTTTTAGTGAAATACAGACAAAGCATTTAACTGTTACCATTGATGCCTTTACGATACCCAACAGTTTGTGGgctggtaaaaaattgattcctCCTAGGAAAGAATTCTTCTGA